In a genomic window of Nocardiopsis mwathae:
- a CDS encoding septal ring lytic transglycosylase RlpA family protein, giving the protein MGNHEPSRTPLLERLKTKRAVVAAAATGAVLITGGTAGAAVLSDMGKLDGPQSAANEMKVPSAEVNDLGAEASDTPAAPDADERKQTEEQRDQASEEAAQPLKGSAAEPKKEEPKPEPKKKDEESSSSSSSDDSGLTPTGQGGSCEASMYSDPQPTASGETFNPSAMTAAHKTLPMGTMVKVTNPSNGKSVTVRINDRGPYIAGRCLDLSTASFTSIASASQGVVNVDWQIVS; this is encoded by the coding sequence GTGGGCAATCATGAGCCCTCTCGTACTCCGCTGCTCGAACGCCTGAAGACCAAGCGCGCCGTCGTCGCGGCCGCGGCCACAGGCGCCGTCCTCATCACCGGCGGCACCGCCGGCGCGGCCGTTCTGAGCGACATGGGCAAGCTGGACGGCCCGCAGAGCGCCGCCAATGAGATGAAGGTGCCCTCCGCCGAGGTCAACGACCTCGGCGCCGAGGCCTCCGACACCCCGGCCGCACCGGACGCCGATGAGCGCAAGCAGACCGAGGAGCAGCGCGACCAGGCATCGGAGGAGGCCGCCCAGCCGCTCAAGGGTTCGGCCGCCGAGCCGAAGAAGGAAGAGCCCAAGCCGGAGCCGAAGAAGAAGGACGAGGAGTCCTCCTCGTCCTCCTCGTCCGACGACTCCGGACTGACCCCCACCGGTCAGGGCGGCTCCTGCGAAGCGTCGATGTACAGCGACCCGCAGCCCACCGCCAGCGGCGAGACCTTCAACCCCAGCGCGATGACCGCGGCCCACAAGACCCTGCCGATGGGCACCATGGTCAAGGTGACCAACCCGTCCAACGGCAAGTCGGTCACCGTGCGCATCAACGACCGCGGCCCCTACATCGCCGGACGCTGCCTGGACCTGTCCACCGCGTCCTTCACCTCCATCGCCTCGGCCAGCCAGGGCGTCGTCAACGTCGACTGGCAGATCGTCAGCTAG
- a CDS encoding TM0106 family RecB-like putative nuclease, whose protein sequence is MFRNETGWVISPTDLVDAMECDHRSALKAALAAHLPGAPAPADIDPLVARSGAAHEQAELDRLRSLFSDGVVAIDNPEPTHAAMRRAAEETAAAMRSGAPVVYQGVFYEPGRHGVAFHGRADFLIRDDLDPATGRPRTGTGTYEPYDTKLAHHPGPGALVQLAAYAAALARMGQGDPAHMYLVTGDGSTHAYRVADFTPLLASVTDRLTARLCAPITAPDPLWGEPRPACDGCAYAEMCRQGRTTARHLTLVAGIRNDQARKLTDTGITTIDALAAATPQDRPTDLPRHTYTRLREQAALQVRQDATRTPANPTGQVIAEVYAPDGLAALPAPSPGDIFFDMEGYPYFDGADGRGLEYLFGAVTEDGTQRFHAFWAHDRAAEKRAFEDFVDFATDRLDADPHAHIYHYASYEVDRLTSLASAFATREAEVDRLLRTGRMIDLYTVVKKSLRVSQRSYSIKYLEPLYFETRDGDVATATASIDAYADYLGAREAGDRDRAEKTLADIGAYNFDDCVSTARLRDWLEERRTAEGITVRPAAQTELSTEEDERRRKREEKDARLRALTEPLLEGVPADALARDAAQQARARLAALAGYYPREEKPSWWEFFRRVSAPVEELEADNDCLVPVRVEAGEWQEPTGRQRRARRELRLRADPTRPHPFTAEERVRLLYPGPPGQGADTVDATVTAASADRLTLTETADPEHLYTRAPAAVLPGPPIQAAPKDAALEALVERAIAHRPDWCAEPGLDVLRRLPPRLRGGTALPDPAEHGGDPIAAAIAAVDRLDGSYLAVQGPPGAGKTYLAARLITHLVARGATVGVCSTSHKAVENVLAAAVRAGADADVPVPAAKRPNGKQPPDPDAPWHQPRSLNALSAWRAKQDGGHLIGATAWGMANATMLDDPLDVLIIDEAGQFALADTLAVSAAARNLVLLGDPQQLPQVVQGTHADGADASALEHLVGDEEIIDASRGYFLDQTRRMHPAVCAPVSDLSYRGRLHAHPSAARRGLDGIDAGLYRLQVGHTGRSTHSPEEVEAAVGLARRLVGTAYTEPGAPARPLRPEDILLVAPYNLQVRALRRGLRDAGLEGARVGTVDRFQGQEAPVVICSMTVSSAVEVPRGLDFVLSRNRLNVALSRAQVLAALVYSPDLLTAAPRSVNELRVLAGFAGLCHRAHPWPHPPAR, encoded by the coding sequence GTGTTCCGCAACGAGACCGGATGGGTGATCTCACCCACCGACCTGGTCGACGCCATGGAGTGCGACCACCGCAGCGCGCTCAAGGCCGCGCTGGCCGCGCACCTGCCCGGCGCGCCCGCCCCCGCCGACATCGACCCGCTGGTCGCCCGCAGCGGCGCCGCCCACGAACAGGCCGAACTCGACCGGCTGCGGTCCCTGTTCAGCGACGGCGTCGTGGCCATCGACAACCCTGAACCCACCCACGCCGCCATGCGCCGCGCCGCCGAGGAGACCGCGGCCGCCATGCGCTCCGGCGCACCCGTCGTCTACCAGGGCGTGTTCTACGAGCCCGGCCGACACGGCGTCGCCTTCCACGGCCGCGCCGACTTCCTGATCCGCGACGACCTGGACCCCGCCACCGGGCGGCCCCGCACGGGCACCGGCACCTACGAGCCCTACGACACCAAGCTCGCCCACCACCCCGGCCCCGGCGCACTGGTGCAGCTGGCCGCCTACGCCGCCGCTCTGGCCCGCATGGGCCAGGGCGACCCCGCCCACATGTACCTCGTCACCGGGGACGGCTCCACCCACGCCTACCGGGTCGCCGACTTCACCCCCCTGCTCGCCTCGGTCACCGACCGCCTCACCGCGCGCCTGTGCGCCCCCATCACCGCCCCCGACCCGCTGTGGGGCGAACCCCGCCCCGCCTGCGACGGCTGCGCCTACGCCGAGATGTGCCGACAGGGCCGCACCACCGCCCGCCACCTCACCCTCGTCGCCGGAATCCGCAACGACCAGGCCCGCAAACTCACCGACACCGGCATCACCACCATCGACGCCCTGGCCGCCGCCACACCGCAGGACCGGCCCACGGACCTACCCCGCCACACCTACACCCGGCTGCGCGAACAGGCCGCCCTCCAGGTCCGCCAGGACGCCACCCGCACCCCGGCCAACCCCACCGGACAGGTCATCGCCGAGGTCTACGCCCCCGACGGACTGGCCGCCCTCCCCGCCCCCAGCCCCGGCGACATCTTCTTCGACATGGAGGGCTACCCCTACTTCGACGGCGCCGACGGCCGCGGCCTGGAGTACCTCTTCGGCGCCGTCACCGAGGACGGCACCCAGCGCTTCCATGCCTTCTGGGCCCACGACCGCGCCGCAGAGAAGCGCGCCTTCGAAGACTTCGTCGACTTCGCCACCGACCGCCTGGACGCCGACCCCCACGCGCACATCTACCACTACGCCTCCTACGAGGTCGACCGCCTCACGTCCCTGGCCTCGGCATTCGCCACCCGCGAAGCCGAAGTCGACCGCCTGCTGCGCACCGGCCGCATGATCGACCTCTACACCGTGGTCAAGAAGAGCCTGCGCGTCTCCCAGCGCTCCTACTCCATCAAGTACCTGGAGCCGCTGTACTTCGAGACCCGCGACGGCGACGTGGCCACCGCCACCGCCAGCATCGACGCCTACGCCGACTACCTCGGCGCCCGCGAGGCCGGCGACCGGGACCGCGCCGAGAAGACCCTCGCCGACATCGGCGCCTACAACTTCGACGACTGCGTGTCCACCGCCCGGCTGCGCGACTGGCTGGAGGAGCGCCGCACCGCCGAGGGCATCACCGTGCGCCCGGCCGCGCAGACCGAACTCAGCACCGAGGAGGACGAGCGGCGCCGCAAGCGCGAGGAGAAGGACGCGCGCCTGCGCGCCCTGACCGAACCCCTCCTGGAGGGCGTACCCGCCGACGCCCTGGCCCGCGACGCCGCCCAGCAGGCCCGCGCCCGCCTGGCCGCCCTGGCCGGCTACTACCCCCGCGAGGAGAAGCCCTCCTGGTGGGAGTTCTTCCGCCGGGTCTCGGCCCCGGTGGAAGAACTGGAAGCCGACAACGACTGCCTGGTGCCGGTCCGCGTGGAGGCGGGGGAGTGGCAGGAGCCCACCGGCCGCCAGCGCCGCGCCCGCCGCGAACTGCGCCTGCGCGCCGACCCCACCCGGCCCCACCCCTTCACCGCCGAGGAGCGGGTGCGGCTCCTCTACCCCGGCCCGCCCGGACAGGGCGCCGACACCGTCGACGCCACCGTCACCGCCGCATCCGCCGACCGGCTCACCCTCACCGAGACCGCCGACCCCGAGCACCTCTACACCCGCGCCCCGGCCGCCGTCCTGCCCGGGCCGCCCATCCAGGCCGCACCCAAGGACGCCGCACTGGAAGCACTCGTCGAGCGGGCGATCGCCCACCGTCCCGACTGGTGCGCCGAGCCCGGCCTGGACGTGCTGCGCCGCCTGCCACCCCGGCTGCGCGGCGGCACCGCACTGCCCGACCCCGCCGAGCACGGCGGCGACCCCATCGCGGCCGCCATCGCCGCCGTGGACCGCCTGGACGGCTCCTACCTGGCCGTTCAGGGCCCGCCCGGGGCCGGCAAGACCTACCTCGCCGCCCGGCTCATCACCCACCTGGTCGCCCGCGGCGCCACCGTCGGCGTCTGCTCCACCAGCCACAAGGCCGTGGAGAACGTCCTGGCGGCCGCCGTGCGCGCCGGAGCCGACGCCGACGTCCCCGTGCCCGCCGCCAAGCGCCCCAACGGCAAGCAGCCGCCCGACCCCGACGCGCCCTGGCACCAGCCCCGCAGCCTCAACGCCCTGTCGGCCTGGCGAGCCAAGCAGGACGGCGGCCACCTCATCGGCGCCACCGCCTGGGGCATGGCCAACGCCACCATGCTCGACGACCCGCTGGACGTCCTCATCATCGACGAGGCCGGCCAGTTCGCGCTGGCCGACACCCTCGCCGTCTCGGCCGCCGCCCGCAACCTCGTCCTGCTCGGCGACCCCCAGCAGCTCCCGCAGGTCGTCCAGGGCACCCACGCCGACGGCGCCGACGCCTCGGCCCTGGAGCACCTCGTGGGCGACGAGGAGATCATCGACGCCTCCCGCGGCTACTTCCTGGACCAGACCCGCCGCATGCACCCGGCCGTGTGCGCCCCGGTCTCCGACCTGTCCTACCGGGGCCGGCTGCACGCCCACCCCTCGGCCGCCCGCCGCGGCCTGGACGGCATCGACGCCGGCCTGTACCGGCTGCAGGTGGGCCACACCGGGCGCAGCACCCACAGCCCCGAGGAGGTGGAGGCAGCCGTGGGCCTGGCCCGCCGCCTGGTGGGCACCGCCTACACCGAGCCCGGCGCCCCCGCCCGCCCGCTGCGCCCCGAGGACATCCTGCTGGTCGCCCCCTACAACCTGCAGGTGCGTGCGCTGCGCCGGGGCCTGCGCGACGCCGGCCTGGAGGGCGCGCGCGTGGGCACCGTCGACCGGTTCCAGGGCCAGGAGGCGCCGGTGGTGATCTGCTCCATGACGGTCTCCAGCGCCGTGGAGGTGCCGCGCGGCCTGGACTTCGTCCTCTCCCGCAACCGGCTCAACGTGGCCCTGTCCCGCGCCCAGGTGCTGGCGGCACTGGTCTACTCGCCGGACCTGCTGACCGCGGCCCCGCGCTCGGTGAACGAACTGCGCGTCCTGGCCGGATTCGCCGGACTGTGCCACCGGGCACACCCCTGGCCGCACCCGCCCGCGCGGTGA
- a CDS encoding tyrosine-type recombinase/integrase, with protein sequence MDDNQDPHHPGGGAAEVLPAEVRTRLEHGAHSVLVDTRALQEVRRRFDDEQADALSRYLASAQSPNTLRAYRSDWCAFSAWCLAEGRRALPADPVDVAVYLAAAADTLGEGDPTRWALSPSTLERKAAAIAAVHGAHGLTSPTRADVVRMTLRGIRRRRRARPDRKRPVLLHTLEALLQERPAPGHPTGAARRRDALLLLTGFAGALRRSELAALTFDDIALDTDAKTGDPLLVVRLAATKTDQEARHGQQVALPRGRRSTTCPVCAFADWADAVRAHRDGGAAGLRAFLDADPAVRDPHHSGGAPAHRCHTYTGTDLADGTGRPLFVPIDRHGRLGARAISGRAVAELVKRYAERAGLDASAFSGHSLRSGFATQAALGGAADREIMRQGRWANPRTVHGYIRTANPLEDNAVTRLGL encoded by the coding sequence GTGGACGACAACCAGGATCCCCATCACCCCGGCGGCGGCGCCGCCGAAGTCCTGCCGGCCGAGGTCCGCACCCGGCTGGAACACGGAGCGCACAGCGTGCTCGTGGATACCCGCGCCCTGCAGGAGGTACGGCGCAGATTCGACGACGAGCAGGCCGACGCCCTGAGCCGCTACCTGGCCTCCGCCCAGTCGCCCAACACCCTGCGCGCCTACCGGTCCGACTGGTGCGCCTTCAGCGCCTGGTGCCTGGCCGAGGGCCGCCGCGCCCTGCCCGCCGACCCCGTCGACGTCGCCGTCTACCTGGCCGCCGCGGCCGACACCCTCGGCGAGGGCGACCCCACCCGCTGGGCGCTGTCCCCCTCCACCCTGGAGCGCAAGGCCGCCGCCATCGCCGCCGTCCACGGCGCCCACGGGCTGACCTCGCCCACCCGCGCCGACGTCGTCCGCATGACCCTGCGCGGTATCCGGCGGCGCCGCCGCGCCCGCCCCGACCGCAAGCGCCCCGTGCTCCTGCACACCCTCGAAGCCCTCCTCCAGGAGCGGCCCGCACCGGGCCACCCCACCGGCGCCGCCCGGCGCCGCGACGCCCTGCTGCTGCTCACCGGCTTCGCCGGGGCCCTGCGCCGCAGCGAGCTGGCCGCACTGACCTTCGACGACATCGCCCTGGACACCGACGCCAAGACCGGCGACCCGCTGCTGGTCGTGCGCCTGGCGGCCACCAAGACCGACCAGGAGGCCCGCCACGGCCAGCAGGTCGCCCTGCCCCGGGGGCGGCGCAGCACCACCTGCCCGGTGTGCGCGTTCGCCGACTGGGCCGATGCCGTGCGGGCGCACCGGGACGGCGGCGCCGCGGGGCTGCGCGCATTCCTGGACGCCGACCCCGCCGTGCGTGATCCCCACCACTCCGGTGGGGCGCCCGCCCACCGCTGCCACACCTACACCGGCACCGACCTGGCCGACGGCACCGGGCGGCCCCTGTTCGTTCCCATCGACCGCCACGGCCGCCTGGGGGCGCGCGCGATCTCCGGGCGGGCCGTCGCCGAGCTGGTCAAACGCTACGCCGAGCGGGCCGGGCTGGACGCGAGCGCGTTCAGCGGGCACTCGCTGCGCTCGGGGTTCGCCACCCAGGCGGCGCTGGGCGGGGCCGCCGACCGGGAGATCATGCGGCAGGGCCGCTGGGCCAACCCCCGCACGGTGCACGGCTACATCCGCACGGCCAACCCGCTGGAGGACAACGCCGTCACGCGGCTGGGGCTGTGA
- a CDS encoding ankyrin repeat domain-containing protein, translating to MSTADGSSDPTTDPDIIDLATTVFDFARNGDTEPLGAYIAAGVPVNLTNDSGDTLVMLASYHGHADTVAHLCRHGADVDRLNDRGQSPLAGAVFKGEDDVVAVLVEHGADPQAGTPSATEAARMFDQRHYLELFGDQDH from the coding sequence GTGAGTACCGCCGACGGGTCCAGCGACCCCACCACCGACCCGGACATCATCGACCTGGCCACCACGGTCTTCGACTTCGCCCGTAACGGCGACACCGAACCCCTGGGGGCCTACATCGCCGCCGGCGTCCCGGTGAACCTCACCAACGACAGCGGCGACACCCTGGTCATGCTCGCCTCCTACCACGGGCACGCCGACACCGTCGCCCACCTGTGCCGCCACGGCGCCGACGTCGACCGCCTCAACGACCGCGGCCAGTCACCCCTGGCCGGAGCCGTGTTCAAAGGCGAAGACGACGTCGTGGCCGTCCTGGTGGAACACGGCGCCGACCCGCAGGCGGGCACACCCTCGGCAACGGAGGCCGCGCGCATGTTCGACCAACGCCACTACCTGGAACTCTTCGGCGACCAGGACCACTGA
- a CDS encoding NUDIX domain-containing protein, producing MADSELEFFESLPRSRGAACALLRTEDERVLLVKPTYKPGWSLPGGVIEQRESPLAACRRECAEEIGFVPRLDGLACVDWIPPDLSPDGRPATIFVFSGRLPAERFGEVRLPADELSDAVLADTADFGLLLPGGRGRRCAAALKAAASGLTVYLQDGRPVDWGG from the coding sequence ATGGCCGACAGCGAACTGGAGTTCTTCGAGAGCCTGCCGCGCAGCCGTGGGGCGGCCTGCGCGCTGCTGCGGACCGAGGATGAGCGGGTGCTCCTGGTCAAGCCGACCTACAAGCCCGGGTGGAGCCTGCCCGGCGGGGTGATCGAGCAGCGGGAGTCGCCGCTGGCGGCCTGCCGGCGCGAGTGCGCCGAGGAGATCGGGTTCGTTCCCCGCCTGGACGGGTTGGCGTGTGTGGACTGGATCCCGCCGGACCTGAGCCCCGATGGCCGGCCGGCGACCATCTTCGTGTTCTCCGGGCGGCTGCCCGCGGAGCGGTTCGGCGAGGTGCGGCTGCCGGCCGATGAGCTCAGCGACGCGGTGCTGGCCGACACCGCGGACTTCGGGCTGCTGCTGCCCGGGGGGCGGGGGCGTCGGTGCGCGGCGGCGTTGAAGGCCGCCGCCTCGGGGCTCACCGTCTACCTGCAGGACGGCCGCCCCGTGGACTGGGGCGGTTGA